CCGTTTGCGTAAGTCGTAATCTTGACGATTGGGATATTTACTTGCGGATATAAATTTATATTCATCGTCTTTAGAGAATAAATTCCAAAGACAACGAGGCTTAAAAAAACCATTAATGTAGTTATAGGGCGGTTGATGGCTGTTTTTATCATTTATTTTTGCCGATTATCACTTTTCCTTGACCAAACATGCCAGGTTTTAGGCCGCTGTCATAAGCCTGGGCGTAAAATTTTCTAGTCTCTCGCTTAATCTCTGGATAGATGAGAGCGATTTTAACCTCTTTTTCATTGCTTGTTGCGTCAAGTTTAAATTTAAATGTATCGCCAATCTTTACCAAATCTACATATTTTTCATCGATCGCTATTAAAATTTTTGCCTCATTTGAATTTAAAACAAAAGCTGGACTAAGTGGCGAAACGCCCTCTCCAAGCTCAATGTTTTTGCTTGCGATGACGCCATCAAATGGAGCTTTTAAAACAGCTTTTTTAAGGCGATCTTGCGCATTTAAAATAGCGATTTGTGCACTTTGAACCCGAAGTATCGCTTCGTCAAATTTATACTTTACCTCGTCAAATTCTTGCTTTGAAGTGACATCTCTTACTTGAGTAAATTTACTTAAAGTATTTTTTGCAAATTCACTAGCATTTTTTGCCAGCTCAAGATCATTTTTTGCCTTTTTAAGAGCGATTTCTAAGCTGCTTTGATCAAGAATGGCTAAAGCGTCGCCCTTTCTAACGTGGCTTGAAACATCTACAAAAATTTTATCCACCTTGCCACTACTCTCAAAAGCAAGCTTTGAGTTTTGTTTGGCATAGACTTCAAAATCAGCAAAAATTTCCTCACTAGCAAATGAAAAAATGCCAAATATCATTAAAATTATCAGCTTTTTCAATCCCTAATCCTCTCTAAAATCGGCTCACCTTTTTCAAAAAAGAACTCCGCTTTTTTGATCTCAAGCTCATCTTTTGCACTCTCAAAAAGACTAATGGCATCAAATTTTTGAGAGAGTGCCTCAAGCAGGTCGCTATATCCTAAAAGCCCAGAGTTATACTTCTCATAGCTAGCTTTTAATGCCAAATCGCTTGCTCTTACATATTCGTTTAGTGAAGCAATTTTTGAAGTAAGCACCACGATTTCACTTTGCAAATTTTTAAGCCTTGTCTCGTTTTCACGCTTTTTATACTCCAAATTTAGCCTTGCCTCATCAAGCGCGATCTTTTGAGCCTGACTCATCTTGCTAGTAGCAAAAAAATCAAAAATTTTCCATTTAAAAGTGATACCAAATTTATTACCATGAGTATCTTCTTTTAGGTATTTATCCACGTATGAGCGGTAAGAACTAAGCCTGCCTAGATCGATATCGTAATTATTTTTATAAAATCCATATGTGTCATAAAGCAAAATTTGAGGCAAAAAGCCAGCCTTTGCCTCGCTAAGCTTAGCTTCACTTAAAAATATATCTTGGCTTAGTCTATCAAGCTCAGCATTCTTTGAAACTAAATTTGAGCTAATATCAGCCATCTTTGCTCCGGCTACTGGTAAAATTTTCTCACCAGTTAGCAAATTTATCTCATTTAAAATTTGCTCCATTTTGTTTTTGTATTCAAGCTGCGTGCTATTAGCTAAGTAATATTTAGCCCTTACATTCTCAAGCTCATCTTTTGCGGCAAGGCCTGCTTTGTTTGCCTTTTCAAGCTTGTCTAGAACGCCTTTTAAAAAATTTGCTTGAGCCTGTTTGGCTGTGATTATATTTTCAAGTGCAGCTGCGTTAAAGTATAAATTTACAGCCTTAAATGCAAGGTAGTTTTTAGCTTCATCACTAGCGATCATGGCTTTGTTTTTTAAAAGCTGGCTCATCTTTAGCCTAGCCTCTCTAGCCCCGCCGTCATATAGCAAAAAATCTATCCTAGCTAGCACACCGGCTGACTCTTTAGCGACTACACTTGGAAAAGTGCTTGCATTTTTGCCATATGAGCCCTCTAGGCTAAGGCTTGGCATATATGAGCTCAATGTGGCTTCATCGTTTAAATTTGCTCTTTTTAACTCAAGCTCTTTGATCTTTGAAATTTCATTTTGCGTTGCCTTGTTTGCGATCACGCTTAAATTTGAACCAAGCAAAAATATCGGCAAAAAAATGAATAAAATTTTTTTCATTAGTGAAAGCTTTTTACAAGATTTCCTATTAGTAAATTCCAACCATCAACAAGCACGAATATGAGCAGTTTAAATGGTAGTGAGATCATTACAGGAGGAAGCATCATCATACCCATGGCCATTAGCACTGAGCTTACGACCATGTCGATGACAAGAAATGGCAAATAGAGCAAAAACGCTATCTCAAAAGATGTCTTTAGCTCACTTATCATGAAAGCTGACATTGCAATACTTAGCGGTATCTCTTCGATATTTGCTGGATTTTGTAAATTTCTAATCCTAAAGAAAAGTGCAAGGTCTTTTTCTCTTGTGTTTTTTACCATAAATTCTTTAAATGGCTTTAAGCTTTTATCAAGCATCTCTTCATAGCCTATTTGCTCAGCTATATAAGGCTTTATGCCATCATTATAGCTCTTTTGCCCAACTGGCTCCATGATGAAAAATGTAAGCACCATCGCAAGCGAGATGAGTACTGTTGAAGGTGGAACTTGTTGCGTGCCCATGGCTTGGCGCAAAAATGAAAATACGATAACAAGCCTTAAAAAACTTGTCATCATAAAAATGAGCGAAGGAGCAAGTGCAAGTGCGGTGAGGATTAGTAAAACGTTTAGAGAATTTACAAGCTGCTCAGCATTTGCAGGAGAATTTAGACTTAAATTTATAGTTGGCAAGGCCGGATCAGCCCCAAAAACCACACAAAATAAAACCGCTAAGCTAAGCAGTGCTTTCAAGACTAATTCCTCATATCAAGGATACTTTTCTTAGTAGCCTCTTTGTTTTTTGGCTCAAGAGAGACGAAGTGAATTTCTACTCTATTGTTTTTTGCCCTACCCTCTTCTGTGTTATTAGTAGCAATAGGATCAAATGAAGCCTTTCCTGAAGCTATCAGCCTATTTTGTGGTACGCCGTCACTACTAAGCTGCTCTACTACGCTTAAAGCTCTTGCAGTTGAAAGTTGCCAGTTGTTTTTATAAGCTGAGTCTTTATTTGGCTCTATGTTATCAGTATGTCCGATGATGTCGACCTTTACTTCATTTGGCATTTTTGCCACAATCATACCTATACGTTTTAAAAATAACTTTGCATCTTCACCAGAAATTTCAGCACTATCCTTATCAAAAAGCATGGCTGCTGGAAGCCTTACGATAAAGCCATCTTCGCTCTCTTCCATCGTAATCTCAGGTGCGCCACTAGCAGTTAGTAACTCATTTATTTTTTTAACTGTCGCACTTAGCTCGCTTTGTGAGCCTTTTTGCCTGCTTGATTTTTTTGCACGAGTGCTTTCTGGGTCTGTCTCTTTTTCTATCTGATTTTCAGGCCTAGCACCGCCTTCAAGTACGCTTAGAGCGCCAGCTAGCGAGCCAACAGCAGCCTCCATCTTTTTAGCATCCATTGTTGCCATCGAAAGAAGCAAAACGAAAAAACAAAGTAAAAGCGACATGAGGTCACCAAAAGTAGCAAGCCACTCAGGCATACACTTTGGGCACTCTTTAGGATCTATTAATTTACCCATTATTCAAACTGACTTTTTCTATCTTTTGGTGGTAAAAACGCCAAGAGCTTAGCTTCAAGAGTTCTTGGATTATCCCCTGCTTGTATCGCCATGATACCCTCTAAAATGACTTGTTTTTCAAGTGCCTCGTCAGAGTCACGTATTGAGAGGATATTTGCCACAGGTGCACCGATGATGTTACCTATCATCGCACCATAAAGTGTCGTAAGCAAAGCAACCGCCATTGACGGACCGATCGCACTAGGATCTGACATGTTAAGAAGCATCGCAACAAGACCTATTAGAGTACCGATCATACCCATCGCACCAGCAAAACCGCCAATTTGTTCAAAAATTTTAATGTTATTTGTATGTCTAGCACTAGTTTGGTCTATATCAATCTCTAAAAGTGCTCTTATAGCATCTGGCTCGTTACCATCGACAGCCATTGAAAGACCTTTTTTTAAAAACTGATTTGTTTCGTTATTTACTTCGCTCTCAAGTGCTAGTATTCCATCGCGTCTAGCTTTTGTAGAGTAATCAACTATCTTTTTTATAGTCTCAGGCAAATTTACAACAACAGGTGGCTTAACGGCAACACCATAAAATTTACCAATACCTTTAAGCGTCTCCATCTTGAAGCCAACCATCATAACGCCGATAGTACCACCAAAAACGATCATTATCGAAGGTACGTCGATATATGGTCCTATACCAACGCCAATTGCCATTGATCCAAACAAAAGCACTAGGGTCAAAACCCAGCCGACGACGGTTCCTAAATCCATTTAAACTCGCTTTATTTATAAATTCTTAAGATTGCCTATTCTATTAGCTTTTTGTTGAAAAAATCGTTAAATTAAAAAAATTGTTTGCCATTTTTTGATACAATCTGCGAAATTTTTAACGTTAAAAGGCTTAAAAATGAACAATACTTCAATCATAATCTTAGCTGCTGGTCTTGGCACCAGAATGAAATCAACCCGCCCAAAAGTATTATTTGAACTTTGTGGTGAGCCGATGATAATTCACATCTTAAAACAAGCCTATGCGATCACAAATGACGTTAGTGTCGTGCTTCACTACGAAAAAGAGTTAATTAGTCAAAAAATAAAAGAAATTTTCCCTCAAACTAAAATTTTTGAGCAAGATTTAGAAAATTTCCCAGGAACTGCTGGAGCTATAAAAGGCGTTAGCCTAAGTGGCGAAAAGGTGCTTGTTACTTGCGGCGATATGCCACTTGTTAGATCAACTGACCTCATGCGCCTAGCAAATGCCGAAGCAGATGTAGTTATGAGCTCATTTGAAGCAGCAAATCCTTTCGGCTACGGTAGAGTTATCATAAAAAACGGCAAAGTTGAAGCCATCGTCGAGCAAAAAGATGCGAGCGAAGCACAACTTGCCATAAAAAGCGTAAATGCTGGCTGCTACTGCTTTAAACGCGAGGCGCTAGAGCAAATTTTACCGCTCATAAGCAACCAAAACGCGCAAAAAGAGTACTACCTAACTGACGCCATAAAAATAGCAAATGAAAAGGGTTTAAAGTGCGTTGCAGTGAGTGTTAGCGAGCAAAATTTCATGGGGATAAATGATAAATTTCAGCTTAGTATCGCTGAAAAAATAATGCAAGATGAGATCAAGCAAAATTTGATGAAGGCTGGCGTTTTGATGCGCATGCCTGAGAGCATTTTCATAGACAGTAGGGCTAAATTTGAAGGCGAGTGCGTGCTCGAAGAAAACGTAAGTATCCTTGGCGAGTGCGTCATCACAGAGAGTGTCATCAAAAGCTCATCAGTGATCGAAAGTAGTGTCATCAAAAACTCAGACATCGGCCCACTAGCCCATATAAGGCCAAATTCTGAAATTTCTGACACACACATAGGAAATTTCGTCGAGGTTAAAAAAGGCATCTTAAACGGCGTAAAAGCTGGACATTTGAGCTATCTTGGCGACTGCGAAATAGAAAGTGGCACAAATATCGGCTGCGGCACGATCACATGCAACTACGATGGCAAAGCAAAATACAAGACAAAGATCGGCAAAAACGTCTTTGTAGGCTCAGATACGCAGCTAGTAGCTCCTGTAAATATCGCTGATAACGTCATCATCGCAGCAGGAAGTACCATCACAAAAGACGTTGAGAGCGGAGCACTAGCCATTAGCAGAGTTCGTCAAGAGAACAAAAGCGGTTTTTTTGAGAAATTCTTTGGCAAAGACGATGTTAAAAAATAAGAAAATTTTACTAGCAGTTTGCGGTAGCATCGCCTTTTATAAAGCTTACGAGATTTTATCTCTGCTTAAAAAGCAAGGCGCTGATGTCTATGTGGCTTTAAGTGAAGGCGCGCTTGAATTTTGCAGCGTAAGCGGCTTTGAAGCGCTAAGCGAGCATAAAATTTTAAGCTCTCAAACACAAAACTGGCAAGATGGCGTAAATCACATATCCTACTCTAAAATGGATCTAGTCCTAATAGCGCCAGCCTCGGTAAATACGATAAATAAGCTAACAGCTGGCATCTGTGACAATGTCTTTATGCAAACGCTAATCACCGCCTCACACGTGCCTTTAGTTGTAGCTCCGGCTGCAAATAACAATATGATCGAGCATTACGCGACGCAAAATTCGCTTGAAATTTTAAAGAAAAACGGCGCTTTAGTAGTCGAGCCAGTTCTTAAAACTCTAGCTTGCGGCGACGTTGGCAAGGGCGGTCTTGCAAGCCCTGAAGTGATAGTAGAAGCTGCCATTAAAAGGCTTAGCAAGCCCATTTTTGCAGGCAAAAAAGTGGTGATCGCTGGTGGCGCGACAGCCGAAAAGATAGATGATGTTAGAGCCATTACAAATTTCTCAAGCGGCAAGATGGCAAGAGCCTTGGCTAGAGCCTTTTACTACGCAGGTGCGGAGGTAAAACTACTTGCTAGTTTTGAAACCGCAAACGAGCCGTTTCTTTGCTTTAAATTTGGTTCAAGTAGAGAGCTTTTAGAGCTTTGCAAAAGCGAGTGCGAGAGTGCGAATTTGCTTGTAATGTGTGCTGCAGTAAGCGATTTTGTGCCGACAAAAATTGATGGCAAGATAAAAAAAGAGGACGTTG
The DNA window shown above is from Campylobacter concisus and carries:
- a CDS encoding efflux RND transporter periplasmic adaptor subunit — translated: MKKLIILMIFGIFSFASEEIFADFEVYAKQNSKLAFESSGKVDKIFVDVSSHVRKGDALAILDQSSLEIALKKAKNDLELAKNASEFAKNTLSKFTQVRDVTSKQEFDEVKYKFDEAILRVQSAQIAILNAQDRLKKAVLKAPFDGVIASKNIELGEGVSPLSPAFVLNSNEAKILIAIDEKYVDLVKIGDTFKFKLDATSNEKEVKIALIYPEIKRETRKFYAQAYDSGLKPGMFGQGKVIIGKNK
- a CDS encoding TolC family protein; translation: MKKILFIFLPIFLLGSNLSVIANKATQNEISKIKELELKRANLNDEATLSSYMPSLSLEGSYGKNASTFPSVVAKESAGVLARIDFLLYDGGAREARLKMSQLLKNKAMIASDEAKNYLAFKAVNLYFNAAALENIITAKQAQANFLKGVLDKLEKANKAGLAAKDELENVRAKYYLANSTQLEYKNKMEQILNEINLLTGEKILPVAGAKMADISSNLVSKNAELDRLSQDIFLSEAKLSEAKAGFLPQILLYDTYGFYKNNYDIDLGRLSSYRSYVDKYLKEDTHGNKFGITFKWKIFDFFATSKMSQAQKIALDEARLNLEYKKRENETRLKNLQSEIVVLTSKIASLNEYVRASDLALKASYEKYNSGLLGYSDLLEALSQKFDAISLFESAKDELEIKKAEFFFEKGEPILERIRD
- the fliP gene encoding flagellar type III secretion system pore protein FliP (The bacterial flagellar biogenesis protein FliP forms a type III secretion system (T3SS)-type pore required for flagellar assembly.), with the translated sequence MLSLAVLFCVVFGADPALPTINLSLNSPANAEQLVNSLNVLLILTALALAPSLIFMMTSFLRLVIVFSFLRQAMGTQQVPPSTVLISLAMVLTFFIMEPVGQKSYNDGIKPYIAEQIGYEEMLDKSLKPFKEFMVKNTREKDLALFFRIRNLQNPANIEEIPLSIAMSAFMISELKTSFEIAFLLYLPFLVIDMVVSSVLMAMGMMMLPPVMISLPFKLLIFVLVDGWNLLIGNLVKSFH
- a CDS encoding OmpA/MotB family protein — translated: MGKLIDPKECPKCMPEWLATFGDLMSLLLCFFVLLLSMATMDAKKMEAAVGSLAGALSVLEGGARPENQIEKETDPESTRAKKSSRQKGSQSELSATVKKINELLTASGAPEITMEESEDGFIVRLPAAMLFDKDSAEISGEDAKLFLKRIGMIVAKMPNEVKVDIIGHTDNIEPNKDSAYKNNWQLSTARALSVVEQLSSDGVPQNRLIASGKASFDPIATNNTEEGRAKNNRVEIHFVSLEPKNKEATKKSILDMRN
- a CDS encoding motility protein A: MDLGTVVGWVLTLVLLFGSMAIGVGIGPYIDVPSIMIVFGGTIGVMMVGFKMETLKGIGKFYGVAVKPPVVVNLPETIKKIVDYSTKARRDGILALESEVNNETNQFLKKGLSMAVDGNEPDAIRALLEIDIDQTSARHTNNIKIFEQIGGFAGAMGMIGTLIGLVAMLLNMSDPSAIGPSMAVALLTTLYGAMIGNIIGAPVANILSIRDSDEALEKQVILEGIMAIQAGDNPRTLEAKLLAFLPPKDRKSQFE
- the glmU gene encoding bifunctional UDP-N-acetylglucosamine diphosphorylase/glucosamine-1-phosphate N-acetyltransferase GlmU is translated as MNNTSIIILAAGLGTRMKSTRPKVLFELCGEPMIIHILKQAYAITNDVSVVLHYEKELISQKIKEIFPQTKIFEQDLENFPGTAGAIKGVSLSGEKVLVTCGDMPLVRSTDLMRLANAEADVVMSSFEAANPFGYGRVIIKNGKVEAIVEQKDASEAQLAIKSVNAGCYCFKREALEQILPLISNQNAQKEYYLTDAIKIANEKGLKCVAVSVSEQNFMGINDKFQLSIAEKIMQDEIKQNLMKAGVLMRMPESIFIDSRAKFEGECVLEENVSILGECVITESVIKSSSVIESSVIKNSDIGPLAHIRPNSEISDTHIGNFVEVKKGILNGVKAGHLSYLGDCEIESGTNIGCGTITCNYDGKAKYKTKIGKNVFVGSDTQLVAPVNIADNVIIAAGSTITKDVESGALAISRVRQENKSGFFEKFFGKDDVKK
- the coaBC gene encoding bifunctional phosphopantothenoylcysteine decarboxylase/phosphopantothenate--cysteine ligase CoaBC, with product MLKNKKILLAVCGSIAFYKAYEILSLLKKQGADVYVALSEGALEFCSVSGFEALSEHKILSSQTQNWQDGVNHISYSKMDLVLIAPASVNTINKLTAGICDNVFMQTLITASHVPLVVAPAANNNMIEHYATQNSLEILKKNGALVVEPVLKTLACGDVGKGGLASPEVIVEAAIKRLSKPIFAGKKVVIAGGATAEKIDDVRAITNFSSGKMARALARAFYYAGAEVKLLASFETANEPFLCFKFGSSRELLELCKSECESANLLVMCAAVSDFVPTKIDGKIKKEDVGEILSLSLKRNVDILQSLKELKCKKIGFKLEISSESAHKNARAMLERKELDAVCLNILGEKNGFASEQNEVNFITKNSETLLPLAAKDEIARHIVELAANL